A genomic stretch from Bacterioplanes sanyensis includes:
- a CDS encoding flavin prenyltransferase UbiX encodes MRVCVAITGASGSLYALRLMQALIHAGVDVDVIVSKAAQLVFATETPLSLPGKPQAQAQVFRQQLQATEQQLRVFAREDWMAPWASGSGQPGPVVVCPCSTGTLSAIATGASNNLIERAADVALKERRQLILVPRETPYSEIHLQNMLNLTRMGAVILPASPGFYHQPDSINDLIDFVVARILNQLNISHQLMPAWGKDHSPEDPS; translated from the coding sequence ATGAGAGTGTGTGTCGCCATCACCGGCGCTTCTGGGTCTTTGTACGCGCTGCGTTTGATGCAGGCGTTGATTCACGCTGGTGTAGACGTCGATGTAATTGTGTCAAAAGCCGCGCAGCTGGTGTTTGCTACGGAAACGCCGCTGTCACTGCCGGGCAAGCCACAAGCACAAGCGCAGGTATTTCGCCAGCAACTGCAAGCCACGGAACAGCAGCTGCGGGTGTTCGCGCGCGAAGACTGGATGGCGCCTTGGGCCTCTGGCTCTGGGCAGCCTGGCCCGGTCGTTGTGTGCCCATGCAGCACTGGTACTTTGTCGGCCATTGCCACCGGAGCGAGTAATAACCTGATCGAGCGCGCGGCGGATGTGGCGTTGAAAGAGCGCCGCCAGCTGATTTTGGTGCCACGCGAGACGCCGTATTCTGAAATTCATTTACAAAACATGCTCAATTTAACGCGCATGGGGGCGGTGATTTTGCCAGCCAGCCCGGGCTTTTATCACCAGCCAGACAGCATCAACGATTTAATCGATTTTGTGGTCGCCCGTATTTTAAATCAGCTGAATATTTCTCATCAGCTGATGCCCGCTTGGGGCAAAGATCATTCACCTGAGGATCCTTCATGA
- a CDS encoding YHYH protein has translation MNWARIVGYCFFITLLGCGSGGGSSDSDTPEQPTTPTEPEPEPEPEPEPEPEPEPEPEPEPEPEPEPEPEPEPEPEPEPDGTIDITNATFNQRSGDCADYVGEFRSAVTDVNRNVAFTGQVTLTSAASECRFVVNEIPNHDFHDGDAQFATAVSEQNGDYQVTRNPSQANAATALNLGVTNAIFLNGATVDLLAAACYGVGNEALGREKIGCGGDQIDNPWRYDPMSPLNGFGTDSHNAHSQPDGTYHYHGDPRAMYVLDCNSASSASGVIGFAADGFPVFGPCINDNGNIRAARSSYVLKTGQRQDVNGYQTPVAGVGSIASSSYDGQFRGDYQYQAGSGDLDECNGMSVDGQYGYYVTNAFPWILNCYKGAVHSSFSARNAQPRATRHHHSSDGHQHY, from the coding sequence ATGAACTGGGCCAGAATCGTAGGTTATTGCTTTTTTATCACACTACTCGGTTGCGGCTCAGGTGGCGGTTCATCGGACTCCGACACCCCTGAGCAGCCCACCACGCCGACTGAACCCGAGCCAGAACCTGAACCTGAACCCGAGCCAGAACCTGAACCTGAACCTGAACCTGAACCTGAACCTGAACCTGAACCTGAACCTGAACCAGAGCCAGAGCCAGAGCCAGAGCCAGAGCCAGACGGCACGATCGATATTACCAATGCCACCTTCAACCAACGCTCCGGCGATTGTGCCGATTATGTCGGTGAGTTTCGCTCGGCGGTGACCGACGTAAACCGTAATGTCGCTTTTACTGGCCAAGTCACACTCACCAGCGCCGCCAGCGAGTGCCGGTTTGTGGTGAACGAAATTCCCAATCATGACTTTCATGATGGCGACGCTCAATTCGCCACGGCGGTCAGTGAGCAAAACGGCGACTACCAAGTGACTCGCAACCCCAGCCAAGCCAACGCTGCTACGGCGCTAAACTTGGGCGTCACCAACGCCATTTTTCTTAACGGCGCGACCGTCGACTTATTGGCTGCAGCCTGTTACGGCGTCGGCAACGAGGCACTAGGACGTGAGAAAATCGGCTGCGGCGGCGATCAAATCGACAACCCGTGGCGCTACGATCCGATGTCACCGTTAAATGGCTTTGGCACCGACAGCCACAACGCCCATTCACAGCCGGATGGCACCTACCATTACCATGGTGACCCGAGAGCCATGTACGTATTGGATTGCAACAGCGCCAGCTCGGCCTCAGGTGTGATTGGCTTTGCCGCCGATGGCTTCCCGGTGTTTGGCCCGTGCATTAACGACAATGGCAACATTCGTGCAGCGCGCTCCAGCTATGTGCTGAAAACGGGTCAGCGTCAGGACGTCAACGGCTATCAGACGCCCGTCGCAGGCGTCGGCAGCATTGCCAGTAGCAGCTACGACGGCCAGTTTCGCGGCGATTATCAGTACCAAGCAGGATCGGGAGATTTAGACGAGTGCAATGGCATGAGCGTCGATGGGCAATATGGCTATTACGTCACCAACGCATTTCCGTGGATTTTAAACTGCTACAAAGGTGCCGTGCACAGCAGTTTTTCTGCGCGCAACGCGCAGCCAAGAGCAACACGTCACCATCATTCCAGTGATGGCCACCAACATTATTAA
- a CDS encoding dihydrolipoyl dehydrogenase: MSTLHKDVAIIGTGTAGLAAYRAAKEHTDSVVLIEAGVYGTTCARVGCMPSKLLIAAADAAHEVRHSHAFGVMSEPPAIDGKAVMQRVKSERDRFVGFVLESVDSIDEQDRLRGYARFIDQHTLEVRHDNDDTSRISAQRIVIASGSRPSYPSFFNAAKDRLIVNDDVFEWDDLPASVAVFGPGVIGLELGQALSRLGVQVSVFGVGGALGPFSDPEVKAAASEAFADQFHYINTDAQVDSIERSEDGVEIVYDGDQRITVDYLIAATGRRPNVDKLGLEQLDLPLDEREVPIANPYTMQIGNSPIFIAGDASNQIPLLHEAADQGKIAGDNAGRSLADLNDVRSGLRRSAIGMVFSDPQLATVGLRYADVVKRYDQACFAIGEVSFKNQGRSRVMLKNQGMLRVYAEQGTGLFLGAEMAGPRAEHIAHLLAWAHQQKMTIPQMLDMPFYHPVVEEGLRTALRDVNANLHLGKALIDRCAECGVGS; encoded by the coding sequence ATGTCCACCCTGCACAAAGATGTCGCCATCATTGGCACCGGCACCGCCGGCCTTGCCGCTTATCGCGCCGCCAAAGAACACACAGATTCTGTGGTGCTGATCGAGGCCGGCGTATACGGCACCACATGTGCCCGTGTTGGCTGCATGCCCAGCAAACTGTTAATTGCCGCCGCCGATGCCGCCCATGAAGTACGCCACAGTCACGCCTTTGGGGTGATGTCTGAGCCGCCGGCAATCGACGGCAAAGCGGTGATGCAACGGGTGAAATCGGAACGCGATCGCTTTGTTGGCTTTGTGTTGGAGTCCGTCGACAGCATTGACGAGCAGGATCGTTTGCGTGGTTATGCGCGTTTTATCGACCAGCACACGCTGGAAGTCCGTCACGATAACGACGACACCAGCCGCATTAGTGCCCAGCGCATCGTCATTGCCAGCGGCTCACGGCCCAGCTACCCAAGCTTTTTCAATGCCGCCAAAGACCGCTTGATCGTCAACGACGATGTGTTCGAATGGGACGACTTGCCCGCTTCAGTCGCGGTGTTTGGCCCTGGCGTCATCGGCTTAGAGCTGGGTCAGGCACTCAGTCGCTTGGGCGTTCAGGTCAGTGTCTTTGGTGTCGGTGGTGCGCTGGGGCCGTTCTCCGACCCAGAAGTTAAAGCCGCCGCCAGCGAAGCATTTGCCGATCAATTTCACTACATAAATACCGATGCTCAGGTGGACAGCATCGAGCGCAGCGAAGACGGCGTCGAGATTGTGTACGACGGTGATCAACGCATTACCGTGGACTACTTGATAGCCGCCACAGGGCGTCGCCCCAATGTCGACAAGCTCGGGCTGGAGCAGCTTGATCTGCCGCTGGATGAGCGCGAAGTGCCCATCGCCAATCCGTACACCATGCAAATTGGCAATAGCCCAATTTTCATTGCTGGCGATGCGTCGAACCAGATTCCCCTGCTGCATGAAGCCGCCGACCAAGGCAAGATCGCCGGCGACAACGCTGGGCGTTCATTGGCGGATTTAAACGATGTACGCTCAGGACTGCGTCGCAGCGCCATTGGCATGGTCTTTTCTGATCCGCAATTGGCCACAGTGGGGCTGCGTTACGCCGATGTTGTTAAGCGCTATGACCAAGCCTGCTTCGCCATCGGAGAGGTGTCGTTTAAAAACCAAGGCCGCTCGCGCGTGATGCTAAAAAATCAGGGCATGTTGCGGGTGTATGCCGAGCAAGGCACGGGACTGTTTTTAGGCGCGGAAATGGCCGGCCCCAGAGCCGAGCACATTGCCCACCTTTTGGCTTGGGCGCATCAGCAAAAGATGACCATTCCACAAATGCTGGATATGCCGTTTTATCATCCGGTGGTGGAAGAAGGCTTGCGCACCGCGTTGCGTGACGTCAATGCCAACCTGCATTTAGGAAAAGCCTTGATCGACCGCTGTGCCGAATGCGGCGTCGGCTCCTAA
- a CDS encoding VOC family protein produces the protein MKYLHTMVRVTDLDASLHFYCDLLGLQEVRRKDVPAGKFTLVFLATEEGAPELELTHNWDSDESYSGGRNFGHLAYLVDDIYATCQTLMDAGVTINRPPRDGHMAFVRSPDNISIELLQKGDSLPAQEPWASMANSGEW, from the coding sequence ATGAAATATTTACACACCATGGTGCGTGTCACCGACTTAGATGCCTCACTGCATTTTTATTGCGATCTGCTTGGATTGCAGGAAGTTCGCCGCAAAGACGTACCGGCCGGAAAATTCACATTGGTATTTCTAGCCACCGAAGAAGGCGCGCCGGAGCTGGAGCTGACCCACAATTGGGACTCTGATGAGTCGTACAGCGGCGGTCGCAACTTTGGTCATTTGGCCTATCTGGTCGATGATATTTACGCCACCTGCCAAACTTTGATGGACGCCGGAGTGACCATCAATCGCCCGCCACGCGATGGCCACATGGCTTTTGTTCGCAGCCCAGACAACATCTCGATCGAACTGCTGCAAAAAGGTGATTCCCTGCCTGCACAAGAGCCTTGGGCTTCGATGGCCAACAGCGGCGAGTGGTAA
- a CDS encoding glutathione peroxidase: MSELINKEGQTVPSVIWPTRVGDEWVQVNSDDIFKGRTVVLFSLPGAFTPTCSSTHLPRYNELAPVFKANGVDEIVCVSVNDTFVMNAWAADQEAQNIRMIADGNGEFTDGMGMLVDKADLCFGKRSWRYSMLVKDGVVEKMFIEPQKPGDPFEVSDADTMLNFINAEAELPKSAAVFTKPGCPFCARAKQDLKAAGIQFEEIVLGRDASTTSLRAITGRETVPQVYIGSELIGGSEELAAYLEDAS; encoded by the coding sequence ATGTCCGAACTGATCAACAAAGAAGGTCAAACCGTTCCATCTGTTATTTGGCCAACGCGCGTCGGTGATGAATGGGTGCAAGTCAACAGTGATGACATCTTTAAAGGCCGTACCGTGGTGCTGTTTTCGTTGCCAGGTGCTTTTACCCCAACCTGTTCCAGCACGCACTTGCCGCGTTACAACGAGCTGGCGCCCGTATTTAAAGCCAATGGCGTCGATGAGATTGTGTGTGTCAGTGTGAACGACACCTTTGTGATGAACGCCTGGGCGGCGGACCAAGAAGCGCAAAACATCCGCATGATTGCCGACGGCAACGGCGAGTTTACTGATGGCATGGGCATGCTGGTGGATAAAGCCGACCTGTGCTTTGGCAAACGCAGCTGGCGCTACAGCATGCTGGTGAAAGATGGCGTGGTGGAAAAAATGTTCATCGAGCCACAAAAGCCGGGCGACCCGTTTGAAGTGTCGGATGCCGACACCATGCTGAACTTCATCAATGCCGAGGCAGAGTTGCCGAAGTCAGCGGCCGTGTTCACCAAGCCAGGCTGCCCATTCTGCGCCCGTGCCAAGCAAGATCTGAAAGCCGCTGGCATTCAGTTTGAAGAGATCGTACTGGGCCGCGATGCCAGCACCACCTCTTTGCGCGCCATTACCGGTCGCGAAACCGTGCCTCAGGTGTACATTGGCAGTGAATTAATCGGTGGCAGTGAAGAGTTGGCGGCGTACCTGGAAGACGCTAGCTGA
- a CDS encoding OmpP1/FadL family transporter — protein MQRSCLTIALALAAASASGQGFYVDEQSALRLGNAFSGGAASGSDASTAYYNPAAMLLVGDEMAINLSAISVQSEFDGDATTGDGSIAIQGDDAEADNFDLLPTLYYVQQVRDGLAAGVYINAPYATGTDFGSDSVSRYQVSESNITGIDLGLALGFKATKSLDLGVSMILQYLGAKQVVAINTPALCLGQLDPATCSSLGVDPALLGSSTLDGRFEMEGDNTDVGFSVGSVYHLSEQARLGLHYRSRITHELTGSAKVSFPDGATTLVNIAGLESVTTAGSAQISTPEVLNLSYFQRHGAWSWQADLSWSKWSRYKELAIQSRNSTVAALTAEPQVYDWNESYRFAAGVDYQLSPQLTLRSGFAYDQSPIDDDNVTIDFGFADYRALSVGLSYAINDQLTVDAGFQHTLQQQRDIDQNNLQSAGARLNGEVTTDVNSAAVGVRWSL, from the coding sequence ATGCAACGATCGTGTCTGACCATCGCCCTGGCGCTGGCCGCCGCTTCCGCTTCCGGCCAGGGGTTTTATGTCGATGAACAATCCGCCCTGCGCTTAGGCAACGCCTTTTCCGGTGGCGCCGCATCTGGCAGCGATGCCTCCACGGCTTACTACAATCCCGCCGCCATGCTGTTGGTGGGCGACGAGATGGCCATCAACTTATCTGCCATTTCTGTGCAGTCTGAGTTCGACGGCGACGCCACCACTGGCGACGGCAGCATTGCCATTCAGGGAGACGACGCCGAGGCTGATAACTTTGACCTGCTGCCGACGCTCTATTATGTGCAGCAAGTTCGTGATGGCCTGGCAGCGGGTGTCTACATCAATGCCCCCTACGCTACCGGCACCGACTTTGGCAGCGATTCCGTCTCTCGTTATCAGGTCAGCGAAAGCAATATCACCGGCATCGACTTGGGCCTAGCGCTGGGCTTTAAAGCCACGAAATCATTGGACCTTGGCGTCAGCATGATCTTGCAGTACCTCGGTGCTAAACAGGTGGTTGCCATCAATACACCGGCGCTGTGTTTGGGGCAGCTCGACCCAGCCACCTGCAGCTCCCTAGGCGTCGATCCTGCGCTACTAGGGAGTAGTACGCTGGACGGTCGATTTGAGATGGAAGGCGACAATACCGACGTCGGCTTTTCGGTCGGCTCGGTCTACCACTTGAGCGAGCAGGCTAGGCTGGGGCTACATTATCGCAGTCGCATTACTCATGAACTCACCGGCAGCGCCAAGGTGAGCTTTCCAGATGGCGCAACAACTCTGGTTAACATTGCCGGGCTGGAGTCGGTGACCACCGCTGGCAGCGCACAAATCAGCACCCCGGAAGTGCTCAACCTGAGCTACTTTCAGCGCCATGGCGCTTGGTCGTGGCAGGCAGATCTGTCATGGAGCAAGTGGTCACGTTACAAAGAGTTGGCGATCCAGAGCCGCAACAGCACCGTAGCGGCACTGACCGCTGAACCGCAGGTGTATGACTGGAACGAGTCCTATCGCTTTGCTGCCGGTGTCGACTATCAGTTGTCACCACAGCTGACGCTGCGCTCTGGGTTTGCCTACGATCAGTCGCCGATTGATGACGACAACGTCACCATCGACTTTGGTTTTGCCGATTACCGCGCATTGTCGGTCGGCTTAAGCTACGCCATCAATGATCAGCTCACTGTCGATGCCGGATTCCAGCATACCTTGCAGCAGCAGCGCGATATTGATCAGAACAATTTGCAATCGGCCGGCGCCCGCCTCAACGGCGAGGTCACCACGGATGTCAACTCAGCTGCCGTGGGCGTGCGCTGGTCGCTGTGA
- a CDS encoding sugar nucleotide-binding protein, translating to MVNTGFNPLVVGADRPVGQHLIRLLQQQDYLCKGVTLESRERIAAGAGMPVMVLVPSMWRAEDLDHVPYWLEWAQEEDMPVLLVSSMAVFKPAVDVSYNEQSDAFDESTLASKLLQLENQTKGNPRHLILRQAQGFSLQGGDYASDWLNQMRSESLLEFDMQKPFNPTPADDIADVVLAMLKQSFCVDGLWGTYHFGGVEPVSSYAFAEALLAEASQYEDLSQTDLRSREGGIMPSVWAPKSDHTHLFHTFGIQPKAWRQGLSRLVRRFYRAEADETSAS from the coding sequence GTGGTAAACACCGGTTTTAATCCTCTGGTCGTGGGCGCTGATCGCCCTGTTGGTCAACATCTGATTCGTTTGCTGCAACAGCAAGACTATCTGTGCAAAGGCGTCACGCTGGAGTCGCGTGAACGCATCGCGGCCGGCGCTGGCATGCCGGTGATGGTATTGGTGCCATCCATGTGGCGAGCGGAAGACTTGGACCACGTTCCCTATTGGCTGGAGTGGGCGCAGGAAGAGGACATGCCGGTGCTGCTGGTGTCGTCGATGGCGGTGTTCAAACCGGCGGTGGACGTCAGCTACAACGAGCAGTCCGATGCCTTTGATGAGTCGACTTTGGCCAGCAAACTGTTGCAACTGGAAAACCAGACCAAGGGTAACCCACGGCATTTGATCCTACGCCAGGCACAGGGCTTTTCGTTGCAGGGTGGCGATTACGCCAGCGACTGGTTGAATCAGATGCGCTCTGAGTCGTTGCTCGAGTTCGATATGCAAAAACCCTTTAACCCGACGCCGGCTGACGACATTGCTGACGTGGTGTTGGCCATGCTGAAGCAAAGCTTTTGCGTCGATGGCTTGTGGGGGACGTACCATTTTGGCGGCGTGGAGCCGGTGTCGTCGTACGCATTTGCTGAGGCGTTGCTGGCTGAGGCCAGCCAGTATGAAGATCTGAGTCAGACCGATTTGCGCTCACGTGAAGGCGGCATCATGCCATCTGTGTGGGCGCCGAAAAGCGACCATACTCATCTGTTTCATACGTTTGGAATTCAACCCAAAGCCTGGCGGCAGGGGTTAAGTCGATTGGTGCGGCGTTTTTACCGCGCAGAGGCCGACGAAACGTCGGCTTCTTAA
- the holA gene encoding DNA polymerase III subunit delta — translation MKLRQDQLQEHLKKGLAACYLVSGDDPLLLMEACDAIRAAARQQGIEERELFHAEAGFDWATLRDEANAMSLFASRRVLEVRISNGKPSDKGTTLQALAEHPNPDNLLLVVMPRLDAKAQRTGWFKALDKAGVFLPIWPIERSQYNGWLQRRLHSAGLHAEPAALAALAQQTEGNLLAAVQEIEKLRLLGESNISEELINDAIGDSSRFDAFGLADACLQGDLAHSSRMLSHLHSEGVDAILILGALNRKIRQLIALHGLSGQQLSAAFKQQNIWPRQQTPYKKALQRLSMTQLYDALRLSEKTDSAIKGSGDNPWLLLSELVAGLCVGGLVTG, via the coding sequence ATGAAGCTGCGCCAAGACCAGCTGCAGGAGCATCTGAAAAAAGGCCTAGCAGCGTGTTATTTGGTATCCGGCGACGACCCTCTGTTGCTGATGGAAGCCTGCGACGCCATTCGCGCCGCTGCGCGCCAGCAAGGCATCGAAGAGCGCGAGCTGTTTCATGCCGAAGCTGGGTTCGACTGGGCCACCTTACGTGACGAAGCCAATGCCATGTCACTGTTTGCTTCGCGCCGGGTATTGGAGGTACGCATTTCCAACGGCAAGCCGTCCGACAAAGGCACCACCTTGCAAGCACTGGCCGAGCACCCCAATCCGGACAACCTGCTACTGGTGGTCATGCCGAGGCTGGACGCTAAAGCGCAGCGCACCGGCTGGTTTAAGGCATTGGATAAAGCCGGTGTGTTTTTACCCATCTGGCCGATTGAGCGCAGCCAATACAACGGTTGGCTGCAACGGCGCCTACACAGTGCCGGGCTGCACGCCGAACCGGCGGCTTTGGCCGCACTGGCTCAGCAAACCGAAGGCAATTTGCTAGCAGCGGTGCAGGAAATTGAAAAACTGCGCTTATTGGGCGAGAGCAACATCAGCGAAGAGCTGATCAACGACGCCATTGGCGACAGCTCACGCTTTGATGCCTTTGGCCTGGCCGATGCTTGTCTGCAAGGCGATTTGGCCCACAGCAGTCGCATGCTGTCGCACCTGCACAGCGAGGGTGTGGACGCCATTTTGATTCTTGGGGCTTTAAATCGCAAAATTCGCCAGCTAATTGCCTTGCACGGCCTTTCCGGCCAACAACTCAGCGCTGCGTTCAAGCAGCAAAACATCTGGCCACGTCAGCAAACACCCTACAAAAAGGCCCTGCAACGCCTGAGCATGACGCAACTGTATGACGCATTACGTCTGTCTGAGAAGACCGATAGCGCCATCAAAGGCAGCGGTGACAATCCTTGGCTATTACTCAGTGAATTGGTCGCAGGCCTCTGTGTTGGCGGATTGGTGACTGGTTAA
- the lptE gene encoding LPS assembly lipoprotein LptE encodes MRTNTFTTLMLLASLMLSGCGWQLRGSTDLSAAMQVMHLHSQASERFNQHLRLQLQYSGVLLTQRADDAPVQLWISAADIERRELSVGSDGQVSEYELNARLQARLQRQQSDSDVLYEIEARRIFANDINNVTGTQNTERAQREALQQELANQLMRRLQFTQLEAP; translated from the coding sequence TTGCGAACTAACACTTTCACCACGCTGATGTTGCTGGCCAGCCTGATGCTCTCAGGCTGCGGCTGGCAGCTGCGCGGCAGCACAGATCTGTCGGCGGCGATGCAAGTTATGCATTTGCACAGCCAAGCCAGCGAACGTTTTAACCAACACCTGCGTTTGCAACTGCAATACAGCGGTGTGTTGCTCACTCAACGTGCTGACGATGCTCCAGTGCAGTTGTGGATCTCGGCTGCCGATATCGAGCGCCGTGAACTGTCTGTTGGCAGTGACGGCCAGGTATCTGAGTACGAACTGAACGCCCGCTTGCAGGCGCGCTTGCAGCGCCAGCAGTCGGACAGTGATGTGCTCTATGAGATCGAGGCACGACGCATCTTCGCCAACGACATTAACAATGTCACCGGTACGCAAAACACCGAACGCGCACAACGTGAAGCCCTGCAGCAGGAGTTGGCCAATCAGCTGATGCGCCGCCTGCAGTTCACGCAACTGGAAGCACCATGA
- the leuS gene encoding leucine--tRNA ligase: protein MQETYQPQEIEATVQQQWEENQVFKAVVDTNKEKFYCLSMFPYPSGRLHMGHVRNYTIGDVISRYQRMQGKNVMQPMGWDAFGLPAENAAIKNNTAPGKWTDENIAYMKGQLKSLGFGYDWSRELATCKPEYYRWEQWFFTQLVEKGLAYKKVSAVNWCPHDKTVLANEQVIDNCCWRCDTPIERKEIPQWFIRITDYAEELLNDLDQLEGWPEQVVAMQRNWIGKSQGVELHFGLKGRQDTLEVYTTRPDTLMGVSYVAVAAGHPLAAEAAEGNAELAEFIEECKKGGTAEADIATMEKKGIATGMTAIHPISGKEVPIWVANFVLMDYGTGAVMAVPAHDQRDFEFAQKYGLDITQVIEPVSSPDNQGEDINLAEAAYTEKGKLVNSGEFDGLEFDAAFDAIAKWLTDAGKGQVKTNYRLRDWGVSRQRYWGTPVPMINKANGEQVPTPADMLPVELPTDVVMDGVNSPIKNNPEFENIEFEGEAAFRETDTFDTFMESSWYYARYCSPWDDSQMVDPTEADYWLPVDQYVGGIEHAILHLLYARFFHKLMRDVGLVKGDEPFASLLCQGMVLADAFSYQNDKGGKEYVAPKDVKAERDDKGRLVKALWNGKELKHEGMIKMSKSKNNGVDPQEAIDIYGADTVRLYTMFAAPPEQTLEWSENGVQGAQKFLQRVWRLAHELISNGLPAAVDTAALSKDEKDVRRKVHETIAKVSDDVGRRYHFNTGIAAIMELMNTLQKADRSQGQGAAVVYEGLQAIVRMLSPIAPHICQVIWQAFGQTGLVLDADWPAVDKEALVKDSIQLVVQVNGKVRAKLEASAAASKDELEAMAMADDAVQKQIDGKTVRKVIVVPGKLVNIVAN, encoded by the coding sequence ATGCAAGAGACCTATCAACCGCAGGAAATTGAAGCCACTGTGCAACAGCAGTGGGAAGAGAACCAGGTGTTTAAGGCTGTCGTCGACACCAACAAAGAAAAGTTCTACTGCCTATCCATGTTTCCTTATCCCAGCGGTCGACTACACATGGGTCACGTGCGCAACTACACCATTGGTGATGTGATCTCCCGCTACCAGCGCATGCAGGGCAAAAACGTCATGCAGCCAATGGGGTGGGATGCTTTTGGTTTGCCGGCAGAAAACGCCGCCATCAAAAACAACACCGCGCCTGGCAAATGGACCGATGAGAACATTGCCTACATGAAAGGCCAGCTGAAATCACTGGGCTTTGGTTATGACTGGAGCCGCGAACTGGCGACCTGCAAACCTGAGTATTACCGCTGGGAGCAGTGGTTCTTCACTCAGCTGGTCGAAAAAGGCCTGGCCTACAAAAAAGTGTCGGCGGTGAACTGGTGCCCACACGATAAAACCGTATTGGCCAATGAGCAGGTCATCGACAACTGCTGCTGGCGCTGTGACACCCCGATTGAACGCAAAGAAATTCCGCAGTGGTTTATTCGCATCACCGACTACGCCGAAGAACTGCTGAATGATTTAGACCAACTGGAAGGCTGGCCTGAGCAAGTGGTGGCCATGCAACGCAACTGGATTGGTAAGAGCCAGGGCGTTGAGCTGCACTTTGGTCTTAAGGGTCGACAAGATACGTTGGAGGTCTATACCACTCGCCCGGATACCTTAATGGGCGTTAGCTACGTCGCCGTCGCCGCTGGCCACCCGCTGGCCGCCGAAGCTGCCGAAGGCAACGCCGAGCTGGCCGAGTTTATCGAAGAGTGCAAAAAAGGCGGTACCGCTGAAGCGGACATTGCCACCATGGAGAAAAAAGGCATCGCCACCGGCATGACGGCGATTCACCCAATTTCAGGCAAAGAAGTGCCGATTTGGGTCGCCAACTTTGTCCTGATGGATTACGGCACTGGCGCCGTGATGGCGGTGCCCGCCCACGATCAACGTGACTTTGAATTTGCGCAAAAATACGGTTTGGACATCACTCAGGTGATTGAGCCGGTCTCTTCACCTGACAATCAGGGTGAAGATATTAACTTGGCGGAGGCGGCTTACACCGAAAAAGGCAAGCTGGTGAACTCAGGTGAGTTTGACGGTCTGGAATTTGATGCCGCCTTTGACGCCATCGCCAAATGGTTAACCGATGCCGGCAAAGGCCAGGTAAAAACCAACTACCGCCTGCGCGATTGGGGCGTTAGCCGTCAGCGTTATTGGGGCACCCCTGTGCCTATGATCAACAAAGCCAACGGCGAGCAAGTGCCGACGCCAGCAGACATGCTGCCGGTTGAACTGCCGACCGATGTGGTGATGGACGGGGTTAACAGCCCGATTAAAAACAACCCTGAGTTCGAAAACATCGAATTTGAAGGCGAAGCCGCATTCCGCGAAACCGATACCTTCGACACCTTTATGGAATCGTCCTGGTATTACGCTCGCTACTGCTCGCCGTGGGACGACAGCCAGATGGTGGATCCAACCGAGGCCGACTACTGGCTGCCAGTGGACCAATATGTCGGTGGCATTGAGCACGCCATCTTGCACCTGTTGTACGCGCGTTTCTTCCACAAGCTGATGCGTGACGTTGGCCTGGTGAAGGGCGATGAGCCCTTTGCTAGCCTGCTGTGCCAAGGCATGGTGCTGGCCGATGCGTTCAGCTACCAAAACGACAAAGGCGGCAAAGAATACGTAGCGCCGAAAGACGTCAAAGCCGAGCGCGACGACAAAGGTCGTTTGGTCAAAGCCCTGTGGAATGGCAAAGAGCTGAAGCACGAGGGCATGATTAAGATGTCCAAGTCGAAAAACAACGGCGTGGACCCGCAAGAAGCCATCGACATTTACGGCGCCGACACCGTGCGTTTGTACACCATGTTCGCTGCGCCCCCAGAGCAAACTCTGGAGTGGTCAGAAAACGGCGTTCAAGGCGCACAGAAGTTCCTACAACGTGTATGGCGTTTGGCCCATGAACTGATCAGCAATGGCCTGCCAGCAGCCGTCGATACTGCGGCCCTGAGCAAGGACGAAAAAGACGTGCGCCGCAAAGTGCATGAAACCATTGCCAAGGTCAGCGATGACGTTGGCCGTCGTTACCACTTTAATACCGGTATCGCCGCTATCATGGAGCTGATGAACACCTTGCAAAAAGCCGATCGCAGCCAAGGCCAAGGTGCCGCTGTGGTGTATGAAGGTTTGCAAGCCATCGTGCGCATGCTGAGCCCAATTGCGCCGCACATTTGTCAGGTGATTTGGCAAGCCTTTGGCCAAACAGGCCTGGTGTTGGATGCCGACTGGCCCGCTGTTGATAAAGAAGCGCTGGTGAAAGACAGCATTCAGCTGGTGGTGCAGGTTAACGGTAAGGTGCGCGCCAAATTGGAAGCCTCAGCCGCCGCCAGCAAAGACGAACTGGAAGCCATGGCCATGGCCGACGACGCGGTGCAAAAGCAGATCGATGGCAAAACCGTGCGCAAGGTGATTGTGGTACCTGGCAAGCTGGTGAATATCGTTGCGAACTAA